caaataaaaaaaaatatctggCCCATATCTATCCAAACACAAACCACGAAACAACTTTTTAGTAAATTCCAAAATCAGCCATttagaaattaaagaaaaaaaacagtaaaataaCTTCGTTTCAAGGACTCCTCTGCCATGTAAATCAGAAGTATTCCTAATAAAGAGAAAATCCTTACACGGTGGTCACCATTTTGACTTTTTAGTTCCAGCCCACCTCCGTTTAAATCAGAAATAGCAGTTTGGTCtgtctctctcgctctctctcttttttgctaagctatctctctctctctcgctctcatCAATCAACTCTCTGGCTTTGTTTGTATATAAAACCGTGTGTGCATATGTGAAAGTGTGAAATTCCACAAAAGACTTTGATAACTGTTTGGTTTGTGCTTTACAGCTTGCTCGCACTTAAATGCTTTGAtgatattaatttttctattattttattttatgtgtaaGTGTTTTGTTAACCAAGTTGTGTTACCTGTGTATATGTTTTGTAACCatttatgttttagttttacaGCTGAATCTCTTCATGTTctattactttattttatattaggTTTTGATAATTGCAATATGTGTAACTATTATATTGAGGTATTGAGAGATAAAGATGAATTCAATTTACTTGTTTAATTTCGTTTGATTGCATACACTTCACTGTTAACACTTTCTTTTGTAATAACTAAGAATTGCTATATaagtaatttataaattttaatagtttatatttcaaaatatgagTAATTAAAGTGGAAAATATTCACACTTGATGaatattaataaagaaaaagtactCTTAATCCTTTATCacaaatgttaaaactttttgAACCCCTAAAAATGCTCAAAGATTTAAACCTTAAAACTTGGTTAGAGATTAGGACATGaatatatatgtacacacacaagaattttgttatatttagttTGGCCCCCTAGAAAAATTTATTGGCTCCTCCACTGATACAAGCACAACAATTATTATGACACAAAGAAGACTATCTCCCAACTAAAGACTAATGaatctttttgttaatttttatttaattatcgcctcaaatttgttttgttattcAATTCAATTCTATTCCAGACTAATCACTCAACATATAttgagaggttttttaatttgatccAAACGAACAATATTCTAATTTGCATAACTCATCCTAATGtagtacaataaaaataaataaataaagtgtgGAATACACTTGAGCATGATCACACCAACAATTGTCCCAAGGTAATCTTGCCAAACATCTCTGACAGAGGAGATCTTTTGATAGATAGCTCCCGGGAAATTTGCTGCATGGTTGGACGAGATTGAGGATTAGTTTCCAGGCATGCAAATGCAAGCTTTGCAATAGACACCACCATCCTTGCGACTTGATTTCTAGGAGGTTTGAGTCGTTGATCCAACACATCCTTCAATAGTGTACCATGGGCAGTTGAAGTTGTtgctgatgatgaagatgatgatgagagAAGTGAGATGAGAGCTCCTGGATGCTTTCCCATGATCACTTCCAATGTCACCACTCCAAAGCTATAAACATCGCATTTCTCATTCACTTCCATCGTATATGCAAGTTCTGCAAAACCAAAGAAATCAGCTCATCCATTTCGAGTATGGTTAGAAGGTAACCTCTAGTTGCTATATATCTTATTGTTGGATTGCATCCctttaaattcttcatttacTATGACGGTGGataagttgaaaataaaaaatttatctcatcaacagttttcctcatcttttgAACTAAAGTGGTGGTACCTATATTCCTGCACCATGCAAATCTAGGGAACAAAGCACCTATATTTAAACCCAACCATGGTCTTCTTTTTGCCAAAATAATTGTGATGTTgctttacatttttattttttttaaaaggatatGAGATTATTTCAATACCTATGGCTTTATCTCTGAACTTTTAATAAAGTTCATTGATCTTTTATCTCAATCATGTACGTGGCTTTATCTTTGAACTTTTTATAAATTCATAGGTTCTTTTACATTAATTTAATGATAAGCTCGCTATACCTCCAAAAACAATGATCAGCAGTAAAACAAATGAAATGCACATGGGCTGCTCGGAGATCAGCCATGCCAATAGAAAATAACTACTTGGAGCAGCATATCCAAACGTGCCGGCAAATAAAGACCAATTGGATGAGTCAGGCTTCAAAACTTTAGTTGTGCCAAAATCTGATATGTGAGCATTGTGTTCTGAGTCCAACAAGATGTTCTTGCATGATATGTCTCGATGAACTATTGGAGGTGAGCAGTCGTGGTGCATATAGGACAAACCTTCGGCCACACCTTTAACAATGTTTATCCTCTTAATCCATCCAAATTTTGTTGCCTCTTCCTTGTTGCTAAGTTTCTTTCCCAAGCTTCCCCCTTCCAAGAACTCATAAACCAAAAATGAGTGTCGCGAATGTGAACAAAACCCATAAAGCCTTACAATGTTGCAATGTCGAATTTCTGTCAATGCACGAATCTCATTCTCAAAACTATCTAGATTGGCGATTCCGTCATCCTCTAATGGGTGAAGTTTCTTCACTGCAATTACCTGACCTGTTGGCAGTTCAGCTTTATAAACACTTCCATACCCTCCTACTCCAATACAATATTTGGGGTCAAATTCTTTTGTTGCATCAATGATGTTTTCATACACCATTTTCCCATCATAGCTCCAAATGGTGAACATATTATCATTCCGTGCTTCTCTTGGACTGTTCTGATTGTTCCTCACCCTTCGGCAGTTGAGAAGAACATAAAGAAACCCAACTACACTGAAAATAAGAAGCAGGGCACCAAAAGAAGGgactaaaatcaaaatcacaacTTTTCTACTCTCTTTGCCATTAGGGCCATTACTGATTGTCGAGGGGCAAGCATTCAAACCTGTAGCGTTTCCACACAGGtctttattattaatgaatCCGTCAATTGGAGCCTCAAGGAATGGTTTGCTGTTGGGGAGAGGGCCCTCCAACTGATTGTAAGATATATCAATATTTGTCAAACTTGACATGTCAGCAAAAGTCGATGAGATGGAACGGGAGAGCTCATTATGAGAAAGATTCAATGTTTCCAAGTTTTCCAAATTTCCAAGCTGTGGTGGTATCTCTCCCATAAGTAAATTCTGACCGAGATCAAGATTTTGAAGAGAGTATATGTTGCCAATTTCATAGGGAATACTCTCTGTAAAtctatttttgctgaaatttaaGTACTGTAACTTGGAGCATGCCTCTAACTGCCTAGGAATTGATCCAGTTAGATTGTTTGCCGCCAGATTAAGAATTCTTAAATTGGACAAATTTCCAATTTCTGGTGGTACTCTACCTAGAAGTTCATTATCAGCTAGTGTAAGGTTGTACAATAATGTTAGCCTCTCCAACTCCCTTGGAATCTCTCCAGCTATATGATTAGAGGAGAGATCAAGTAGATGTAGCTGAATCCTTCCCCCAAGCTGAGGAAGTATTACACCTGAAATTCTATTGTTGGAGATTTTCAGACTCTGTAAATTATGGCACTGACCCCACTTCGGAGAAAGTTCTCCATAGAAATTGTTATAACTCAAGTCAATGTAGTTCAAATTGGGATATACCCCAAACTGTTCTGATATATTTCCTGTTAGCAGGTTTCTTTCAAGCCTTAATCTATACAAGCTGGAGCAGTTTCTTAAGCTTATTGGGATGGGGCCTGTCAAATAATTGTCATGTGCTGTGAATAATTCAAGTGATCCACCAATGCATATATGTTGTGGAAGAGAACCGGACAACATGTTGTTACTGAACACCAAGTACTTCAAATATGTAAGATTATTCATTTCTACAGGAATGGAGCCATTCAATTTATTCATGAACAATCCTAGATGGGTGAGAAATTTGAGTTTTCCAAATTCTCGTGGGATGGGTCCGGATAATTGATTTCCCATAAGGCGCAACTTGGTGAGAATGGTTAAGTTTCCTATAGCAGAAGGAACGGATCCATAAAAGTTATTGCTAAAAAGGAATAGAACAGTTAAGTTTGCCAAGTTTCCTATAGATGTAGGGATTGATCCTGTTAGATTGTTTATTGACAAATCAAGCTCGCTTAGAGATTTTAGCATTCCTATCTCTTGGGGGATTGTTCCAGAAAGTCCATTGTTATAAAGTAAAAGAGTGGATAAATTTCCCAAACTTCCTATTGAAGCAGGTACTGAACCCGTTAAATTGTTCTTAAACAAAGCTAGCTCACTGAGTGAGCTCAATATTCCTATTTCATAGGGAATGGATTCATTAATATTGTTTTCAAATAAGTAAACTATTCGTAGAGTTCTCATTAGGCCTATTTCAGATGGTATTCTTCCAAATAGTTGATTGCAAGACAAATCAAGGTAGATGAGCTTAGAAAGGTTACCTAAGAATGAAGGAATAGTTCCATATAGTGAGTTGTTGCTAAGATTAAGACCTAAGAGATTGGGGAAGAACGAGAAGCTGAAAGCATGGAGGGTACCTTTTAAACCAGAACCTGTGAGGTTTATCTGTATGACACTTCTAAACTCATTGCAAGAAATTCCACTCCAATTGCAAGGGCTGTTTCCAACCcatgaagaaaagagagactGGTTTTGGTTGTCAATGCTTGCTTGCCACTTTAGAAGCGCCTCTACTTCTTGTCCTTCTGTTGTTGCTGTTGGAGATGAAGTTACAAAGGAAGCAGAAAATGATGCAAAGATGAGGATGATAATATATTTGAACATGACTAGTAAAGCAGCTATATAATTGGAGAGCTATTTGTGTACCAAAGATGCTATGAATttaagttgtgaaaatttatttgtgGCCAAAACTTCAAAGGAAGAGGGATGAATTAGAGAATAGAATGAATGGCTCGAAGTATGTAGACTCATTTGTCACGGGCTCCATTTCTTAAAGGTTAGCTCAAAAGATTCCttttacattgtttttttttgttttctattttgctTTATGTTTTTCCCATTCTTCGTCGCCTATTAACTGAGCTTGGAAAGAAAATAGCTCCATGTTTATCAGGTGAACATAATATTGAAAACAAATATACCATCTTCTTGATTTAAATCACCCCACGGAAActtttttgtgttatatttttttgtttcaaccAATCAAGAATCAATGCACCGAGTTTCCCTTCAAAGTCAAAAGTCAAACCTGGTGGCCtatgatatcctagattcagcAGTACCTCCCTAGATGTATGAATTGGAACAACCATGAGCTTGACTTTCTATCGAAAAGGTGTATAGTTTTCCAAGGTTTCAAACATCTTAGGCCACACGTTTTCCACTTTTCCTAGGTTAGGTGGGTTTTCAATTATCATTTTGCGAACCAAACTAAGACAAGAACATAAATATGGATCATCTTGCAAGCAGTATTTCACCAGTGCACGCATATCTTGAACATGCCAATTGAACATAATATATCATGAAATCCACGCTCAACAATGTGTCGTCAAGTGAAACAGACAGAtaatttttatatcttttttgcAATCACATTCAAGCATTGTCATAAAAACTCATATTAAATGAGGCTTACGCCAAACAAAGGATAATAATCTTAAAATATGTAGTTATGCAAGCTTTGTCTTCCACATTtattcacaaatcacaacaaAATCAATTCCTTATTAAAAGATTCATATTTTAGGTACATCATTCCCAAAGTTCCTGATAACAAATGACAGAAAGTTTGGTTCAAGCATTTCTTCAAACAATATGAGGAGaattgagaaaacaaaaaatcgaAATTTCATGACCCCTTATCGAAATGACAGAGAAATTCTCTTACCACCCGCCTAGCACTTTCGTGCCTCGATCACCTCAGATTCTACAGCTTGCCAGCACTGGACATCAAAACAGAGGAGTTACCTCCTTCAATATATACAGTAAGTATAGATGATAGACCGATTGTAGTTTGCTAGCATTCCAACACCATGATTTTTTAACGCCAATTATGGCATGCAACTAGAAATGACCCTGACAACCATTATTATCATCCTATCAATGGGACGTGTATACATTAACAAATTGGtgaattacaaaaacttgagtCACAATGAAATTAAGACAAAATTAACAAGATAAAATGTTGAAATTTCCCATTACGAAATAATTGAAATTGGGTTTGAGGTTCTTTGCAGGTACTGTGGACAACATGTGGAACCCATTATAATGATGATTATTTTCAAGATCCTCTCAGTATCAATCCAAGTAGATTTGAAGAGCCCATACCACCGTATGTTTTTCTTCCCTTCAGAGGAGGCCCAAGAACCGTAACTTGCCAAATTGAATATACTCCGTTTATATTAACAAGCATGGTTATTGGAAgatcaaaactttcataaaatttaaGTTGGGCTGCTTCTAATCAATTCAACAAGCAGCGATGCCAAGTCTATAATCTGAAAAGTATGCTATTGAATATTACGTTTTCCGTCCATTAatgatgaaattaaaaaattacataagcACAAAGAAAAAATGTTCACACCAACATGGCAATTTACGTAGACAAGATTAATCAATACCtattgatgatgcaaaaaattgTCAGTTGAAGTTCTTATCAATACAGATAGAAGAAGGTGAAGGATTTGATGATTAAGTTAGAATGGAATTCAATTGAAGTATATTGCAAAAGAATTCAACTTGGGAATAGGTTTTGGGATAAGAATTCGGGCctgtttgttattgttgtttaaacaacaatttttagtgtttaaacaacattaaacgcatttttacacactttttcactcacacgtatttccaaaaaatataaacaacgttattagaaatctcttaccaaatgAACTCGAATTATCTACCTCTCTCCCTTTAGTTTGTGTGGGTTTTGTAGTCCTTGTCTTCATTGTCTGAATAAATATTTGCATTTATGGGTTATGGAGCCGTTGATATTAATGGTTGGCTCTTATTGTCTACCAACGACTACTTGTCTGTTAATGCCCGTACGTTACTCCTTAGCTGTCTTGAGCGTTAAATGTCTTGTATGGCTTCATCTGCCATTGATGTCCATATGTTACGCCTTGTATTGAATAGCATTTAATTCATCCGTTTAAAGATGGACGATCTTAACAGTCATCAATAATGAATGCGGAGGCATTATAGACTTCAATGGTCTTTTGCCCATTGGTCTGTTGGTTATGCTTTTGCCTATCTAGCGCGTTAACCATTACTTATGTCATTTATGGGGAACTCATTTAATATATGTTgtagttgttcatcacatggaTGATGTTGGTTTGATGGACGATGccgtttttctcttctttttctatatGATGGACGAGGCTGATTTTCTCCTCTTTAGTTGCCCCTTTATTCCTGCCATCGTATTTATGGACACAGTTGGAATATGAAAGGGAACGTCACTTTGACTTACGGACGCAGTTGGAATATGAAAGGTAACGTTGCTTTGACTTCTGTACTCGTTGCATGTATTATGATGGATGTTTTCGGTCTCGTCATGACACATATTAGTTTGTGATTATTTGGACGTGTTGGAGCCATTTCTTGGGTTTCtcgcacatttttttttattcatcttgTATGGATAAAGATAGTTTGTATCATGTATCAATGATACTTTCTTAATGATTCGTTGTGTATGAACAACGATAGTTTGTATCGTGTATCAACGATacttttttaatgattcattgTGTATTGACAATGATAGTTTGTATCGTGTATcgacaatatttttttaatgattcatcGTGTATGGACAATGATAGTTTGTATCATGTATCAACGGTacttttttaatgatttatcgTGTATTAATGATGAAAATTTGTGTTGTGTCTTAACGATTCATCGTGTATTGTCAATGATAATTTGTGTTGTGTATTAATGATTCATCGAGTATTAATGATGATAATTTGTATCGTGTATAAATGATTCGTTGTGTATTATCGATAACAATTTGTATCATATATTAAAGATTCGTCGTGTATTAATGATGATAATTTGTATCGTGTATTAACAATGAAAATTTGTATTGTATATTAACAAAGATGTATCATGTATCAATGATATAATTTGTATCATGTATTAATGATGTATTGTGTATTAACGAGAATGTATCATGTATCAATGATATAATTTGTATCATGTATTAATGATACAAAttaataagatagaaagaaaaatattgctAATGTGGAAAAATATGGGAGTTCCAAATCCTACCTGACAagctctaaaaataaaaaaaataaaaaaatagttagagATTTcgattttataatatatatatatatagattatggTGAGAGgacttcaatttatttatttatttattttaatttttttttttttaatccaggTAGCTGTTAACAGCCATGGGCTTGACTCAAGTCAATAAAGCATGGGCCCTATAGTGACTATCTTGCTTCGCGCCCTGCACGCGTCAAATAGGCTTGGGCTTATATGGAATCTTCACTGCATATAATTTTCATCCGGTAATAATGTCATATTCATCACATAACAATATAACATAAACCGATCCTAACCCAGAATTTTACCACCTAAATACCCCAACCTGGATAGCATGTTCAAAATCTGTGATATATGAGAggtgctacgtccacaatatttttacaacattttcacagctaagattacttttttgcctcaacaataataaccagtaacaacctgccacttaggatttgttgtaaaaatgttgtgaatatatcATTTCTCGTGATTATAATGCCTAGAGGCTATATGTGGATGAACTTTGACTTGATTTCTATCAATATAAATAATTGAGTAACTTTAGTTAACTTACtggtaaatgtttttttttttttttttttttcttttggttgttgAATAAGGAACTTGACCTTTAATTCTTGTTTACatgaaaaatcaattagtgtcaTGGCATGATGATAATGGACAATCATTATGGAGCGGACGACATAAATTTGAAACACTATAATTACTtgtaaaaacaaataataataataagtgagtTGCTAAACTATCCACACTTTTTGAGTAAAAACTACGTTGGGGATTCATACTTAATTATGCAATTTAATTTAGTGCACACTACACACCAGTTAATTACTTCTGTTTATATTAACAATCATGGTTATTGGCAGTATCAAATCTTTAGTACAAACGGCTGATCAAGCCTTCATAGAATTTTGGTTGTGCTACTTCTAATAACCAATTCAAGAAACAGCAATGACATGTCTGTAATCTGAAAAGTATACTTTAGATTATAgagtaaattaaattaaattactccaagtaatagtaaaataaaaaatcaccgaagcacaaagaaaaagaatcacACACGAACATGCTaaatttttgtgataaaaaCCTTCCAGtataggggaaaaaaacttCAAGTCAATCTTGATCAATCTctataataaattacaaattagatCTCTCAATTTTATTCCTATAAAttgaatttataataaattataaaaatacaagaagaaCTCTCTAGGAATTAATACAATTTCATCGCAACAAAAAATGGAATCCTGTGAAATCAATAACGCAGTAGCAGATTTGCTCTGAACTCTATGCGGTAGTAAGCCTccaatttatcattattttgtATGTTTGGACATGggaaatttttctctctcttactaCACATTAGTGCGAAGATTGCAATGCTCTGTCTTGCCGCACTGGACTATCTTGCGGTTTGCACTGCTCTCATATAACACCACACACACACTGcaactttatatataaagaataaagttgCCGCCCCATTGCTATTCGATTTTTAATAGAATAGGATTGCCTTTGGTGAGGGCTGATACAGCCTTCAAATATGCAAGTTTATTAGACAGCCAGGAGTTTCTGTGATTGGATCTTTAATTAGATGCCGTGCACCTCAAAAATCTCCCAACCCATCGAGGATGAAGATTTAATCGTAGGAGTTATAACAAGTTATAATTTCAAGTGAACAATATTTCTCTATGCTATAACATATACTGAAATCTTAACACTATAAGTCAGAATTCTATAATGCTTACAAACAATACTACAAATCATACACCCCGAAAAAATACACTCAAGGATTACACTTATTTGAGCTCAATaatttatggggaaaaaaaacttttcaataatttaagatCTAAAGACAAACTATTGGTAAAGTTTAagaactaaaatagtattttaccttctttttttatttattttttatttttttattttagttctcCTCATCATATATTGATGTTGGCAAAACTAGGAAGCGCATCACCAACCAAATAAATCTCGCTGCTATTGGAACAATTAGATCCTTCATCcttgaataaagaaaattgaaaaaattaagaaaaagagaagaggtGAATGCTatcaaattacataaatattattaaagttATAACTTGAATTTATACCAAAATCAAGCCACATCAACAAATACCTTTACAATTGTCCCATAGGTTCTTCAATGTCACTTTCTAATGTAATACGAAATTGGATTCCAACTGGTTTATTGA
This genomic stretch from Quercus lobata isolate SW786 chromosome 3, ValleyOak3.0 Primary Assembly, whole genome shotgun sequence harbors:
- the LOC115982990 gene encoding MDIS1-interacting receptor like kinase 2-like, which encodes MFKYIIILIFASFSASFVTSSPTATTEGQEVEALLKWQASIDNQNQSLFSSWVGNSPCNWSGISCNEFRSVIQINLTGSGLKGTLHAFSFSFFPNLLGLNLSNNSLYGTIPSFLGNLSKLIYLDLSCNQLFGRIPSEIGLMRTLRIVYLFENNINESIPYEIGILSSLSELALFKNNLTGSVPASIGSLGNLSTLLLYNNGLSGTIPQEIGMLKSLSELDLSINNLTGSIPTSIGNLANLTVLFLFSNNFYGSVPSAIGNLTILTKLRLMGNQLSGPIPREFGKLKFLTHLGLFMNKLNGSIPVEMNNLTYLKYLVFSNNMLSGSLPQHICIGGSLELFTAHDNYLTGPIPISLRNCSSLYRLRLERNLLTGNISEQFGVYPNLNYIDLSYNNFYGELSPKWGQCHNLQSLKISNNRISGVILPQLGGRIQLHLLDLSSNHIAGEIPRELERLTLLYNLTLADNELLGRVPPEIGNLSNLRILNLAANNLTGSIPRQLEACSKLQYLNFSKNRFTESIPYEIGNIYSLQNLDLGQNLLMGEIPPQLGNLENLETLNLSHNELSRSISSTFADMSSLTNIDISYNQLEGPLPNSKPFLEAPIDGFINNKDLCGNATGLNACPSTISNGPNGKESRKVVILILVPSFGALLLIFSVVGFLYVLLNCRRVRNNQNSPREARNDNMFTIWSYDGKMVYENIIDATKEFDPKYCIGVGGYGSVYKAELPTGQVIAVKKLHPLEDDGIANLDSFENEIRALTEIRHCNIVRLYGFCSHSRHSFLVYEFLEGGSLGKKLSNKEEATKFGWIKRINIVKGVAEGLSYMHHDCSPPIVHRDISCKNILLDSEHNAHISDFGTTKVLKPDSSNWSLFAGTFGYAAPKLAYTMEVNEKCDVYSFGVVTLEVIMGKHPGALISLLSSSSSSSATTSTAHGTLLKDVLDQRLKPPRNQVARMVVSIAKLAFACLETNPQSRPTMQQISRELSIKRSPLSEMFGKITLGQLLV